From a single Papilio machaon chromosome 19, ilPapMach1.1, whole genome shotgun sequence genomic region:
- the LOC123722086 gene encoding uncharacterized protein LOC123722086, whose amino-acid sequence MTNFFTGRNGVRDHTKSSGESTPAGDVLLERGMALPSRTSDTESAVGGRERSRLSALGARMRAALPRARDRVQATEPTTDTDDKILSEEKKGVVYAELQLGEQTAEKPPPPSTEYAEIVYTDKNQQETKE is encoded by the exons ATGACGAACTTTTTTACAGGAAGAAACGGCGTGCGTGACCACACCAAAAGCTCTGGTGAATC GACGCCGGCTGGGGATGTGCTTTTAGAGCGTGGGATGGCGCTACCTTCTAGAAC TAGCGACACGGAGAGCGCGGTGGGTGGCCGCGAGCGCTCGCGTCTGAGTGCGCTGGGAGCTCGCATGCGCGCCGCTCTGCCCCGCGCTAGAGACCGCGTGCAAGCCACCGAACCAACCACTGACACTGATGATAAG ATCTTGTCTGAGGAGAAGAAAGGCGTAGTGTACGCTGAACTGCAGCTTGGCGAGCAGACCGCCGAGAAGCCGCCACCTCCCTCCACTGAGTACGCTGAAATCGTCTACACCGATAAGAACCAGCAGGAGACTAAAGAATAA
- the LOC106708260 gene encoding uncharacterized protein LOC106708260: protein MESPKPDLIAIYRLEFYKKKKNWKLSDAKKHKRDKISNLKKLLNQTYDVDEPKVEFSQLNNAFLDTEPDSNATTNNQQVNISKDIEDTNFVSNSVTEFQEIKQIKDNTVELVELPDISSLDGRMEIVQNYLDQQTEDVQNYSNNYRYLEDDKYWQDHNGNWRIVPEFTQYYPNDPTQVNNGLDCGDNAANTLDWQQREDPFWVPTDDLHWLSNLYSYGAVEADNCEIQTSDNSVDSWGEFVRGADVAPHSSEIELTLPKC from the exons ATGGAGTCGCCGAAACCAGACTTAATTGCTATATATCGGTTAGAGTTTtataagaagaagaaaaactGGAAACTATCGGATGCGAAGAAACATAAGCGTGATAAAATCTCAAACCTCAA GAAGCTCTTGAACCAGACTTATGATGTGGATGAACCTAAAGTAGAATTTTCTCAGCTAAATAATGCATTTCTTGATACGGAACCTG acaGCAATGCAACTACTAATAATCAACAAGTAAATATATCAAAGGATATTGAAGACACCAACTTTGTCTCTAATTCAGTTACGGAATTTCAAGAAATTAAgcaaataaaagataatacaGTTGAATTGGTAGAATTACCAGATATATCATCTTTGGATGGGCGAATGGAAATTGTACAGAACTATTTAGATCAGCAAACAGAAGATGTACAAaactattcaaataattatagatATCTGGAAGATGACAAATATTGGCAGGATCATAATGGAAATTGGAGAATTGTACCTGAATTTACACAATATTATCCTAACG ATCCGACACAAGTTAACAATGGTTTAGACTGTGGAGACAATGCAGCAAACACACTCGACTGGCAACAGAGAGAAGATCCCTTTTGGGTACCTACTGATGATCTACACTGGCTgtctaat TTATATTCGTACGGTGCAGTGGAGGCAGACAATTGTGAGATACAAACCAGTGACAATTCAGTTGATAGCTGGGGTGAGTTCGTGCGAGGGGCGGATGTCGCACCACACTCCTCAGAGATCGAGCTGACATTGCCCAAATGTTag